Proteins co-encoded in one Zalophus californianus isolate mZalCal1 chromosome 9, mZalCal1.pri.v2, whole genome shotgun sequence genomic window:
- the HDAC10 gene encoding polyamine deacetylase HDAC10 isoform X6, with product MRTALVYHEEMTAARLLWEDPECEIERPERLTAALERLQQGGLEQRCLQLAAREASEAELGLVHSPEYVSLLRGTQALSTEELQALSGQYDAVYFHPSTFHCARLAAGAALQLVDAVLTGSAHNGLALVRPPGHHSQRAAANGFCVFNNVAIAAKHAQQKHGLQRILIVDWDVHHGQGIQYIFEDDPSVLYFSWHRYEHGCFWPYLRESDADAVGLGQGRGFTVNLPWNQDLTQRLGILRGRCRPRLSASPTSRSCCSALESIQSVRAAQAPHWTSLQQQGPAPLLDPRTCSPEGRRPPVLPGGPEFKAAEAQTSAVLRSLLDQPHLYPTPPVRTAAALTAQDAALVLPPDVLRQEGSAPQEETQAWARLHEALAEDTAFIALGKVLHLLNGILDGQVSGGIATTPAAAATLEVAIRRGLSHRAQRVLCVAAGQLDRPPDLASDGRNLWLNIRGKEAAALSTFHVSVPLPGTTGGFLSCILALVLPLAYGFQPDLVLVALGPAHGLQDPQAALLAALLRGPAGGRILVLVEQESTSQLAGVLARVLHGEAPPSLGPFSVASPEDLQALIRLRGQLEAQWKMLQVAAPS from the exons ATGAGGACCGCACTCGTGTACCATGAGGAAATGACAGCCGCCCGGCTGCTCTGGGAAGA CCCTGAGTGTGAGATCGAGCGTCCCGAGCGCCTGACCGCAGCCCTCGAGCGCCTGCAGCAGGGGGGCCTGGAGCAGAGGTGTCTACAGTTGGCAGCTCGAGAGGCctcagaggcagagctgggcctggtACACAG cCCAGAGTACGTGTCCCTGTTGCGAGGAACCCAGGCCTTGAGTACAGAGGAACTACAGGCTCTGTCTGGGCAGTACGATGCTGTCTACTTTCATCCG AGTACCTTCCACTGTGCCCGGTTGGCTGCGGGGGCCGCGCTGCAGCTGGTGGATGCTGTGCTCACAGGATCTGCGCACAATGGGCTTGCCCTGGTGAG ACCTCCTGGGCACCACAGCCAGAGGGCTGCTGCCAACGGGTTCTGCGTGTTCAACAACGTGGCCATAGCAGCCAAACACGCCCAGCAGAAACACGGTCTGCAAAG GATCCTCATTGTCGACTGGGATGTCCACCATGGTCAGGGCATCCAGTATATCTTTGAGGATGATCCCAG TGTGCTTTACTTCTCCTGGCACCGCTATGAGCATGGTTGCTTTTGGCCTTATCTTCGAGAGTCAGATGCAGATGCCgttgggctggggcagggccgCGGCTTCACTGTCAACCTGCCCTGGAACCAg GATTTGACTCAGCGATTGGGGATCCTGAG GGGCAGATGCAGGCCACGCCTGAGTGCTTCGCCCACCTCACGCAGCTGCTGCAG TGCTCTGGAGTCCATCCAGAGTGTCCGGGCAGCCCAGGCCCCTCACTGGACTAGCCTTCAGCAGCAAG GGCCGGCCCCCCTACTGGACCCCAGGACCTGCTCCCCAGAGGGGCGACGCCCACCTGTGTTGCCTGGGGGGCCTGAATTCAAGGCAGCAGAGGCCCAGACCTCGGCTGTACTGAGGTCCCTCCTGGACCAGCCGCACCTCTACCCCACACCCCCTGTCCGCACAGCTGCCGCCCTGACAGCTCAGGATGCTGCTCTGGTCCTACCCCCTGATGTCCTCCGTCAAGAGGGGTCAGCCCCACAGGAGGAGACACAGGCCTGGGCTAG GCTCCACGAGGCTCTGGCCGAGGACACGGCTTTCATTGCACTTGGAAAGGTCCTGCATCTGTTGAACGGGATCCTGGATGGACAG GTGAGCGGTGGCATCGCAACAACCCCAGCTGCAGCAGCCACCCTGGAGGTGGCCATTCGGCGCGGCCTGTCCCACAGAGCCCAGAG GGTGCTCTGTGTGGCTGCGGGACAGCTGGATCGGCCCCCAGACCTTGCCAGTGATGG GAGGAATCTGTGGCTGAACATCAGAGGCAAAGAAGCGGCTGCCCTGTCCACGTTCCACGTGTCTGTGCCACTGCCAGGG ACGACAGGTGGATTCTTGAGCTGCATCCTGGCCCTTGTGCTGCCCCTGGCCTATGGCTTCCAGCCTGACCTGGTGCTGGTGGCACTGGGTCCAGCCCATGGCCTCCAGGACCCCCAAGCTGCACTCCTGGCTGCACTTCTACGGGGACCAGCGGGGGGCCGAATCTTGGTCCTAGTGGAGCAG GAATCCACATCCCAGCTTGCGGGGGTCCTGGCCCGGGTGTTGCATGGAGAGGCACCCCCCAGCCTGGGTCCCTTCTCCGTGGCTTCCCCCGAGGACCTGCAGGCCCTGATACGCTTGAGAGGGCAGCTGGAAGCACAGTGGAAGATGCTGCAGGTGGCCG CTCCTTCTTGA